The following coding sequences are from one Megachile rotundata isolate GNS110a chromosome 13, iyMegRotu1, whole genome shotgun sequence window:
- the rdx gene encoding BTB/POZ and MATH domain-containing protein rdx isoform X6 translates to MCPVGFSVGDKAFFPDLDTLLSTPTGPGLSHVRMALARLAVSDCAPQTSRVSSNLHSSSSMAVSRVPSPPPPEVNTPVAENWCYTQVKVVKFSYMWTINNFSFCREEMGEVLKSSTFSAGANDKLKWCLRVNPKGLDEESKDYLSLYLLLVSCNKSEVRAKFKFSILNAKREETKAMESQRAYRFVQGKDWGFKKFIRRDFLLDEANGLLPDDKLTIFCEVSVVADSVNISGQSNTIQFKVPECRLPDDLGLLFENQKFSDVTLTVCGREFQAHKAILAARSPVFSAMFEHEMEERKQNRVDITDVDHEVLREMLRFIYTGKAANLEKMADDLLAAADKYALERLKVMCEEALCTSLAIENAADILILADLHSADQLKAQAIDFINTHATDVMDTAGFKSMVNSHPHLIAEAFRALATQQIPPIGPPRKRVKQS, encoded by the exons ATGTGTCCAGTGGGATTTAGTGTCGGCGATAAAGCATTCTTTCCAGATCTGGATACGTTGCTCTCGACACCTACGGGACCTGGATTATCTCATGTCAGGATGGCGCTGGCGCG ACTTGCGGTGAGCGACTGTGCGCCTCAAACGTCGCGGGTCAGCTCAAACTTGCACAGCAGCAGTAGTATGGCAGTAAGTCGTGTACCAAGCCCTCCACCACCGGAAGTGAACACCCCTGTGGCAGAGAATTGGTGTTACACGCAG GTGAAGGTGGTTAAGTTCAGCTACATGTGGACGATAAATAACTTCAGCTTTTGCCGCGAGGAGATGGGAGAAGTGCTGAAGTCGTCCACGTTCTCGGCTGGGGCCAACGATAAATTAAAATG GTGCCTAAGAGTGAATCCTAAGGGTCTGGATGAGGAGAGCAAAGACTACCTGTCTCTATATCTCCTTCTCGTTTCGTGCAACAAATCCGAAGTCAGAGCAAAgttcaaattttctattcttAATGCCAAAAGAGAAGAAACCAAAGCAATGG AGAGCCAACGTGCTTACAGGTTCGTCCAGGGTAAAGATTGGGGCTTCAAGAAGTTCATTAGGAGAGACTTCCTGTTAGACGAAGCGAACGGATTATTGCCCGACGATAAACTCACGATATTCTGTGAG GTTAGCGTGGTGGCGGATAGCGTGAACATTTCCGGTCAGAGTAATACTATACAATTTAAGGTGCCAGAATGTCGATTGCCGGACGATCTGGGTCTACTATTCGAAAACCAAAAATTCAGCGACGTCACACTGACCGTGTGTGGAAGGGAGTTCCAGGCGCACAAAGCGATACTCGCAG CACGAAGTCCCGTTTTCTCGGCGATGTTCGAGCACGAAATGGAAGAGAGGAAGCAGAACCGGGTGGACATTACCGACGTAGATCATGAAGTGCTGCGAGAAATGTTGCGATTCATATACACGGGAAAAGCAGCGAATTTGGAGAAGATGGCGGACGATCTGTTAGCAGCGGCGGATAAATACGCTTTGGAAAGGCTGAAGGTGATGTGCGAGGAAGCACTTTGCACGAGTTTAGCCATAGAGAACGCGGCCGACATCCTTATCCTTGCTGATCTCCATAGCGCTGATCAGCTGAAGGCTCAAGCCATTGACTTTATTAACAC ACACGCGACAGACGTGATGGACACGGCTGGTTTCAAGTCGATGGTGAACTCCCATCCGCATCTGATAGCGGAAGCGTTTCGCGCATTGGCCACCCAACAAATTCCACCGATCGGACCGCCCCGGAAGCGAGTGAAACAGAGCTGA
- the LOC143265697 gene encoding uncharacterized protein LOC143265697, which yields MNEFGNDFELSTTGQLLNDSLCDSHETYSNNTCKDARRKGLIFSYRFEDFSFFTATQLVIFLIFIFGIFFAVLIYCKNCTRGARRYSQDSERNLESNENSLQYCTLRESRDRPPSYSEACSAPPLYTAPFNRISMLEPPPVYPETPKTFDRKSVSENQGFPTTSYI from the exons ATGAATGAGTTCGGAAATGACTTCG AATTAAGTACAACGGGACAGCTCTTAAACGATTCTTTATGCGATTCCCACGAAACCTATAGTAATAATACGTGTAAGGACGCCAGACGTAAAG GACTCATATTTTCTTACAGATTTGAAGACTTCAGTTTCTTTACAGCTACGCAGCTcgttatttttctaatattcaTATTTGGTATATTTTTTGCGGTTTTGATATATTGCAAAAATTGTACCAG GGGAGCCAGAAGGTACTCGCAAGATAGTGAACGCAATTTAGAATCCAACGAAAATTCGTTGCAGTATTGCACCTTACGAGAGTCCAGAGACAGACCACCTTCGTACAGCGAGGCTTGCAGTGCTCCGCCTCTGTACACAGCTCCTTTCAACAGG ATATCTATGCTTGAGCCACCACCTGTGTATCCAGAGACTCCAAAGACATTTGACAGAAAATCTGTTTCAGAGAATCAAGGCTTTCCAACAACaagttatatataa
- the LOC100883084 gene encoding huntingtin-interacting protein K has translation MADNDVNGDSDDVQQEKSQKKAAKYDSGAADLEKVTDYAEEKEISSSDGFSCALSIIGDRRNKEAAEKKAREKELLKIPIKKEYVDLIEKHMEISRTQAEQILREHGGNVVEALITLTN, from the exons ATGGCGGATAACGATGTAAATGGTGATTCCGATGATGTGCAGCAAGAAAAGTCACAAAAGAAAGCAGCGAAATATGACAGCGGTGCAGCAGATTTAGAAAAAGTAACAGATTACgcagaagaaaaagaaatatcttCGTCTGATGGATTTTCTTGT GCCCTAAGTATAATTGGAGATCGACGAAATAAAGAAGCTGCTGAAAAGAAAGCGAGAGAAAAGGAGTTGCTAAAGATTCCTATTAAAAAGGAATATGTTGATCTCATT GAAAAACACATGGAAATAAGTAGAACACAAGCCGAACAAATTCTGAGAGAACATGGTGGCAATGTTGTCGAAGCtttaattacgttaacaaattGA
- the Spt3 gene encoding transcription initiation protein Spt3 → MAETSYSKSASDSQFFRSEPVNYTAEIRQMMHGFGDSSEPLIESAKIIEEVVLQQMRTVIRKACEVSERRGNSKKGICISTEDLIFLLRKDKMKLQRLIKYLELKEFKSSVHKAIESDLPENFIQNDNLEGHKSKGPLYSFLGQIDNTGELLENASTIDEIKQQRCIRAEIVTRSMDEARYLKFSKARNASFANKNRHKFSDWLSTDSDITISKQGYTILGYLAYETVAQIVDLALLVRQDQNKIYGDSIDRLRLSYVNPYTYKPYYHGKVAVTKPITPAEIIEALRRFWSPQLDMTGPFNRWSMRKPHLKLLSC, encoded by the exons ATGGCAGAAACATCTTATTCCAAATCAGCAAGTGATTCACAATTTTTTCGCAGCGAACCAGTGAATTATACTGCCG AAATTAGGCAGATGATGCATGGATTTGGCGACAGCAGTGAACCATTAATTGAATCTGCAAAGATCATTGAAGAAGTTGTTCTGCAACAAATGAGAACAGTTATAAGAAAGGCTTGTGAAGTGTCTGAAAGACGAGGGAATTCGAAAAAAGGCATCTGTATTTCCACAGAAGACCTGATCTTTTTATTACGTAAAGACAAAATGAAATTACAGCGTCTCATAAAATATTTAG AATTGAAGGAATTTAAATCTTCAGTGCATAAAGCAATAGAGAGTGATTTGCCTgagaattttatacaaaatgataatttagaaggacataaaagtAAAGGACCACTTTATAGTTTTCTGGGTCAAATTGATAACACTGGTGAACTTTTGGAAAATGCATCCACAATTGATGAAATTAAGCAACAAAGATGTATTCGTGCTGAAATTGTAACACGTTCAATGGATGAAgctagatatttaaaatttagtaaagCACGCAATGCatcatttgcaaataaaaatagacACAAGTTCAGTGATTGGTTATCAactgata gtGATATAACAATATCCAAACAAGGATAcacaattttgggatatttagcATATGAGACAGTAGCACAGATTGTAGATTTGGCATTATTAGTAAGACaagatcaaaataaaatatatggaGATTCTATAGATCGGCTTAGACTCAGTTATGTTAATCCATATacttataaaccatattaccaTGGCAAG GTTGCGGTAACGAAACCAATAACTCCCGCCGAAATAATTGAAGCTCTCAGAAGGTTTTGGTCTCCACAATTAGATATGACAGGCCCATTTAATCGTTGGTCAATGAGGAAACCACACTTGAAACTCTTATCTTGTTAA